A region from the Cellvibrio sp. PSBB006 genome encodes:
- the flgL gene encoding flagellar hook-associated protein FlgL translates to MRVSTSQIYNIANIGMAKAQAAVTRTDEQITSGKRLLSPADDPVAATTILQITQELSRIEQFNKNITIAENNLNLEEVALDSVTNLIHRMKEIAVAAGNTAVLTPDDYEAYATEIDSRIKELLNLQNTRSSSGQYIFAGYQGGTQPFTSDGGGNYSYHGDEGQLRLQASSTVNVAVSDSGKRIFMDIPSGHNTITTSANPANRAVPAATVSVGQVVDQEVFDELFPEDMVITFNATSAVIPAADNYTITERHSGRVLVANAVYTPGQDIEVEGVSLQISGAPMPPTAASLPFAFNAAAAPIDFATNPTTVTVSVGGRTETLDLNVAVNNATDFANALTAGPNAAKLANLGLTVTPAGIVSANGMNVTLRGGNADVDNATGLTTSTGVTSTNGRPGDSFFVESTNKQPLITTLSRFSQAMKNIDNTEEGKAQFKEMVDKTLVNLNFALTNITSVHGEVGARLNTLESSKDLNLDSNVHNEKVLNDLQSLDYAEASTRLQMETFVLSAAQQSFVKVSQLTLFSYL, encoded by the coding sequence ATGCGTGTATCCACATCTCAAATTTATAACATCGCCAACATTGGTATGGCGAAAGCCCAGGCGGCGGTGACGCGTACCGATGAGCAGATTACATCGGGCAAACGGTTATTGTCGCCCGCCGATGATCCGGTGGCGGCGACCACTATTTTGCAGATCACGCAGGAACTGAGTCGCATCGAGCAATTCAATAAAAATATTACGATCGCAGAAAATAATCTGAACCTGGAAGAGGTCGCGCTGGATTCGGTTACCAATTTAATTCACCGCATGAAAGAAATTGCGGTAGCTGCCGGTAACACCGCTGTGTTAACACCGGATGATTACGAAGCCTATGCAACGGAAATCGACAGCCGCATTAAAGAATTACTCAACCTGCAAAACACGCGCAGTTCCAGCGGCCAATATATCTTTGCCGGTTATCAGGGCGGCACCCAACCTTTTACCAGTGATGGCGGCGGTAATTATTCGTATCACGGCGATGAAGGACAGCTGCGTTTGCAAGCATCCAGTACCGTGAACGTGGCGGTGAGTGATTCGGGCAAGCGGATATTTATGGATATCCCCAGCGGCCACAATACCATCACCACCTCGGCAAACCCGGCTAACCGCGCCGTACCGGCGGCCACAGTTAGTGTGGGCCAGGTCGTTGACCAGGAAGTGTTTGATGAATTATTTCCGGAAGACATGGTAATTACGTTTAATGCCACGTCCGCCGTAATCCCGGCCGCCGATAACTACACCATCACCGAGCGTCACAGTGGCCGCGTGTTGGTCGCCAATGCGGTGTACACACCGGGTCAGGACATTGAAGTGGAAGGTGTTAGCCTGCAAATTTCCGGCGCACCCATGCCGCCGACGGCAGCGAGTTTACCCTTTGCATTCAATGCCGCTGCTGCACCGATTGACTTTGCCACCAACCCCACGACCGTTACGGTGTCGGTTGGCGGAAGAACGGAAACCCTGGATTTAAATGTTGCGGTAAACAACGCAACCGATTTTGCTAACGCACTGACCGCCGGCCCCAACGCGGCCAAATTGGCTAACCTTGGATTGACTGTCACTCCAGCGGGAATTGTCTCTGCGAATGGCATGAACGTGACGCTGCGCGGCGGCAATGCTGACGTGGATAACGCAACAGGCCTGACCACCAGCACCGGTGTTACATCAACAAATGGCCGCCCCGGTGATTCGTTTTTTGTTGAGTCCACCAACAAACAACCTTTGATTACCACCTTGTCCCGCTTCAGCCAGGCGATGAAAAATATCGACAACACGGAAGAGGGCAAGGCGCAATTTAAAGAGATGGTGGATAAAACCCTGGTGAATTTAAATTTTGCCTTAACCAATATTACCTCGGTTCATGGCGAAGTGGGTGCGCGGTTAAATACCCTGGAAAGCTCGAAGGATTTAAATCTGGACTCAAATGTGCATAACGAAAAAGTGTTGAATGATTTACAGAGTCTTGATTATGCAGAAGCTTCCACGCGCTTGCAGATGGAAACTTTTGTGTTGAGCGCTGCGCAGCAAAGCTTTGTTAAAGTCAGCCAGTTGACCTTGTTCAGTTATTTGTAA
- the flgG gene encoding flagellar basal-body rod protein FlgG: MHAALYVSKTGLAAQDKQLTTISNNLANVGTVGFKRDRAVFEDLMYQVQRQPGAQTTQDTELPSGLQLGTGVRVVATQKQFTEGSLQVTEQPLDVAIDGRGFLQILMPDGTLAYTRNGQLQINGEGQLVNNEGMLVEPAINIPEGTNHVTISTDGIVSAFRDGEVEPQQIGDILLVDFINPTGLQAIGGNLFRETVASGNPQQGAPGENGMGRLLQGTLENSNVDIVEEMVNMITTQRAYEMNSKVVSAADQMLQYITQTL; the protein is encoded by the coding sequence ATGCACGCCGCACTCTACGTCAGTAAAACCGGGTTGGCCGCACAGGATAAACAACTCACCACCATTTCCAATAACCTGGCGAATGTGGGCACGGTCGGTTTTAAACGCGATCGCGCTGTGTTTGAAGACTTGATGTATCAGGTCCAACGGCAACCGGGTGCACAAACGACGCAAGACACTGAGCTGCCATCCGGTTTGCAATTGGGTACCGGTGTGCGCGTCGTGGCAACGCAAAAACAATTTACTGAAGGCAGTTTGCAAGTGACTGAGCAACCGCTGGATGTTGCTATCGACGGTCGCGGTTTCCTGCAAATCCTGATGCCTGACGGCACACTCGCTTATACCCGTAATGGCCAACTGCAAATTAACGGTGAAGGCCAGTTAGTGAATAACGAGGGTATGCTGGTTGAGCCGGCGATCAATATTCCTGAAGGCACCAATCACGTCACCATCAGTACAGACGGTATCGTCAGTGCGTTTAGGGACGGCGAAGTAGAGCCACAACAGATCGGCGATATCTTGCTGGTGGATTTTATTAACCCCACGGGTTTGCAAGCTATCGGTGGCAATCTGTTTCGCGAGACGGTAGCCAGCGGTAACCCGCAACAAGGTGCACCCGGTGAAAACGGTATGGGGCGCTTGTTGCAGGGCACGCTGGAAAATTCCAACGTGGATATCGTGGAAGAAATGGTGAACATGATCACCACCCAGCGTGCCTATGAAATGAATTCCAAGGTCGTGTCAGCAGCCGACCAGATGTTGCAATACATTACCCAGACGCTTTAA
- a CDS encoding flagellar protein FliT: MPAILAPLEGFLAQTQSLLALAQADNWETFETQMAERQASLPALGESQFLIAITQAGLVDEAKSLIQAIQSIDQQIVAVAENSKAKISEQLRQSIKATKAVVAYKGL; encoded by the coding sequence ATGCCCGCCATCCTCGCACCTCTGGAAGGCTTCCTCGCTCAAACCCAATCCCTATTGGCGTTGGCGCAAGCCGACAACTGGGAAACCTTCGAAACCCAAATGGCAGAGCGCCAGGCCAGCTTGCCAGCGTTAGGCGAAAGCCAATTCCTTATCGCCATTACCCAGGCGGGATTGGTCGATGAAGCCAAATCTTTAATCCAGGCCATCCAGTCCATCGACCAACAAATCGTTGCGGTGGCAGAAAACAGCAAAGCGAAGATCAGCGAACAACTGCGTCAATCCATCAAAGCCACCAAAGCGGTGGTGGCCTACAAAGGCCTTTGA
- the flgF gene encoding flagellar basal-body rod protein FlgF: MDKALYIAMTGAKHNMMAQTVHANNLANLNTTGFRSDFAQARSMAVYYGEGQPTRAYALTESPATDFQQGPLINTGNEMDLALSGPGFIAVQAPDGTEAYTRAGNLSIDANGVLRTSNGLAVLGNGGPITFPPLEKLEIGGDGTLSIVAQGQGPEAMVEINRIRLVNPDLQNIEKGEDGLFRQRDGLPAPVAAEVRVLGGFLEGSNVNAVSAFTDILTLSRQYEMQVKFMKTVEENSSASARLLQMS, encoded by the coding sequence ATGGACAAGGCGTTATACATCGCAATGACCGGGGCCAAGCACAACATGATGGCGCAGACGGTCCATGCCAATAACCTCGCCAACCTCAATACCACCGGTTTTCGTTCGGACTTCGCCCAGGCGCGCAGCATGGCGGTGTACTACGGCGAAGGCCAACCGACCCGCGCTTACGCGCTGACCGAATCACCTGCCACTGATTTCCAGCAAGGGCCTTTGATCAACACCGGTAACGAAATGGATCTGGCCCTCAGCGGCCCCGGTTTTATTGCGGTTCAGGCGCCGGATGGTACCGAAGCCTATACCCGTGCTGGCAACCTCAGCATTGATGCCAATGGTGTGTTGCGTACCAGCAACGGCCTGGCGGTGCTGGGTAACGGCGGCCCGATTACCTTTCCACCGCTGGAAAAACTCGAAATCGGTGGCGACGGCACCTTATCCATAGTGGCGCAAGGGCAGGGCCCGGAAGCCATGGTGGAGATCAATCGTATTCGTCTGGTGAATCCAGACCTGCAAAACATCGAGAAAGGCGAAGACGGTTTATTCCGTCAACGCGACGGCTTGCCTGCACCGGTAGCCGCTGAGGTGCGTGTGTTGGGTGGCTTTCTCGAAGGCAGCAACGTAAACGCCGTGAGCGCCTTCACCGATATCCTCACCTTGTCTCGTCAATACGAGATGCAAGTGAAATTCATGAAAACCGTAGAAGAAAATTCCAGTGCTTCGGCACGCCTGTTGCAAATGTCCTGA
- the flgK gene encoding flagellar hook-associated protein FlgK, translated as MSGLLSTAVSGLQASQNALRTAGHNISNANTAGFSRQQVNYVTRPEYGIGAAGYLGNGVTTESIERVVNEFTITQLRLDTSAFHQLDKYNTNIGQVDKLFADEGTGLSGSLQNFFAALQNGADDPSSIPARQLVISQAESLSARFNNLHTRLKSIESGVNQEIKAVTAQMTALAQNIANLNQAINDKGAGGQGSPNDLLDQRDEALRKLSELTSIQIVKQNDGNVNVFIGNGQPLVVGQKVSQFDVRDGGQIYLTNGVQTANVTEQISGGQLGGLLQFREEVLNPAMNELGRVAVVLADQFNQLQQQGLDMDGDYGQLLFGDINTQEAMADRIKHGRNALPDDRRLSLSIDNPALLTNSDYSFQIVPNTNNYIVTRATDDKIVSQGMLTGAYPLEISFDGLTLNLEAGSFQGGDTFTLQPTVNGARDIKTQLTRPEDLAFAVAVRTGTSSGNTGSGVISSGEVLGLVDSNGNTLPAFATAGQLSPPIIIRFTSATTYDVLDNSDPANPKHLNPPMRDQVFIPGVDNPVFSTDVGETRIIGDGARTGLPAGRTPASLPIGSLVGQVNAYPAEQYTFVTTNPTTGSVSSQVVTTQANASAAQTAAMLSNISGVSANAITTAAISDININDFSAPVQISVNGVDLLQYTAGAPDISIPDPTVPGNLAAFNDYLAEQINGNADLASLGIRAVSGSNPITGAPELQMVASSGVNLDVRFTATTAGNSIGVHDSNGNPTVTLTESTAGNQSAITVGGRVDITMADGVELRTSPTNSQLLGDSTAADFAQSSYLGYQVTLKGQPQAGDTFTIDFNSNASNDNRNALRFVELETKGTIENGALSLSGGYSRLVETVGTKSNLSSINTSASKSLLEQTQTMRDSVSGVNLDEEAADLIKFEQMYNANARVISVARDLFDTLLNSV; from the coding sequence ATGTCCGGTTTACTGTCTACTGCCGTCTCCGGTTTGCAAGCCAGCCAGAATGCGCTGCGCACCGCAGGCCATAATATTTCCAATGCCAACACGGCAGGTTTCAGTCGCCAACAGGTTAACTATGTTACGCGCCCGGAATATGGCATAGGCGCCGCCGGTTATTTGGGTAACGGTGTTACGACGGAATCTATCGAGCGGGTGGTCAACGAATTTACCATTACTCAATTGCGCCTGGATACTTCCGCGTTTCATCAGCTGGATAAGTACAACACCAACATTGGCCAGGTGGATAAATTATTTGCCGATGAAGGCACGGGGTTGTCTGGTTCATTACAGAATTTCTTTGCTGCTTTGCAAAACGGTGCTGACGATCCTTCATCCATTCCGGCACGCCAGCTGGTGATCAGCCAAGCTGAAAGCCTGAGTGCACGTTTTAATAATTTGCATACGCGTCTCAAGTCCATTGAGTCAGGTGTCAATCAGGAAATTAAAGCCGTTACCGCGCAGATGACGGCGCTCGCGCAAAACATTGCGAATTTAAATCAGGCTATCAACGATAAGGGCGCGGGCGGGCAGGGTTCGCCTAATGATTTGCTGGATCAGCGCGACGAAGCTTTACGCAAATTATCTGAACTGACTTCCATTCAAATCGTTAAACAAAACGACGGCAATGTGAACGTATTTATTGGCAACGGCCAACCCCTGGTTGTAGGCCAGAAAGTCAGCCAATTTGACGTGCGCGACGGCGGCCAGATTTATTTGACCAATGGTGTACAGACGGCTAACGTGACCGAACAGATTTCCGGTGGCCAATTGGGTGGACTCTTGCAATTTCGCGAAGAGGTCCTGAACCCGGCCATGAATGAATTGGGTCGAGTGGCTGTTGTCCTGGCCGATCAATTTAACCAGCTCCAGCAACAAGGTCTGGATATGGATGGTGATTATGGCCAATTATTATTTGGCGATATCAACACCCAGGAAGCCATGGCCGATCGCATCAAGCATGGGCGCAATGCCTTGCCCGATGATCGCCGTTTGTCGTTATCCATTGATAATCCTGCGTTGTTAACCAACAGCGATTACAGTTTTCAAATTGTACCTAACACCAACAACTACATTGTTACCCGCGCAACGGATGACAAGATCGTCAGTCAGGGAATGTTAACCGGCGCTTATCCGCTGGAAATTTCGTTTGATGGGTTAACCTTGAATCTGGAGGCCGGCAGTTTTCAGGGGGGCGACACTTTTACCTTGCAACCCACTGTCAACGGTGCTCGCGATATTAAAACCCAACTGACACGTCCGGAAGATCTGGCCTTTGCCGTTGCAGTACGCACCGGCACGTCGTCTGGCAATACCGGCAGCGGTGTGATCAGCAGCGGTGAAGTGCTGGGCCTGGTGGACAGCAATGGCAATACCTTGCCGGCATTTGCTACAGCGGGTCAGTTATCGCCGCCCATCATTATTCGTTTTACCTCAGCCACCACTTACGACGTGTTGGACAATTCTGATCCGGCGAATCCGAAACACTTAAATCCACCGATGCGCGACCAGGTATTTATTCCCGGTGTCGATAACCCGGTATTTTCCACCGACGTGGGTGAGACGCGTATCATCGGTGATGGTGCAAGAACCGGTTTGCCTGCCGGACGCACACCGGCGAGCTTGCCCATCGGTAGTCTGGTGGGGCAGGTGAATGCTTACCCGGCAGAACAATATACATTTGTTACGACCAATCCCACGACGGGTTCTGTATCGTCGCAAGTGGTGACGACGCAAGCCAATGCTTCCGCTGCACAAACGGCTGCCATGCTGAGCAATATTTCAGGCGTGTCAGCGAATGCGATCACAACGGCCGCCATCAGCGATATCAACATCAATGATTTTTCGGCGCCCGTACAAATTTCTGTTAACGGTGTGGATTTATTGCAGTACACCGCTGGCGCGCCGGATATCAGTATTCCCGATCCGACGGTGCCGGGAAACCTGGCTGCATTTAATGATTACCTTGCCGAACAAATTAATGGCAACGCCGACTTAGCGTCGCTGGGTATTCGTGCAGTCAGCGGCAGTAACCCCATTACCGGCGCGCCGGAATTGCAGATGGTGGCATCATCGGGTGTGAATCTTGATGTTCGTTTTACCGCAACTACCGCCGGCAATTCCATCGGTGTGCACGACAGCAACGGCAATCCGACGGTTACCTTGACGGAATCCACCGCTGGTAATCAGAGCGCGATTACCGTGGGTGGTCGCGTCGATATCACCATGGCCGATGGTGTGGAGTTAAGAACCTCGCCCACCAACAGTCAATTATTGGGTGACAGTACCGCCGCCGATTTTGCGCAATCGTCTTATCTGGGGTATCAGGTCACGCTGAAAGGCCAGCCGCAGGCGGGAGATACCTTCACCATCGATTTCAACAGCAATGCGAGTAACGACAACCGCAACGCCTTGCGTTTTGTTGAACTGGAAACCAAAGGCACGATTGAAAACGGCGCGTTAAGTTTATCGGGTGGTTACAGTCGTTTGGTGGAAACCGTGGGTACGAAAAGTAATTTATCTTCCATCAATACGTCAGCCAGTAAAAGTTTGCTGGAGCAAACACAGACGATGCGTGACAGTGTGTCCGGCGTAAACCTCGACGAAGAGGCGGCGGATTTGATCAAGTTTGAACAAATGTATAACGCGAACGCGCGGGTTATTTCAGTGGCACGGGATCTGTTCGATACCCTGCTGAATTCGGTTTAA
- the flgJ gene encoding flagellar assembly peptidoglycan hydrolase FlgJ — MIPVDNKNQLQAAQDSFLNNQALNNIKHLGRDDDPKALKEVAKKFEAIFVQQMLKTMRSSNEVFAEGSYFNSSETQFHQDMLDQQMSLELTSGRGLGLADALYAQMQRAYGDQQRPLPTNKGYELDPAGDVAPVKQLSDVLQGQQLMSAFAEDAPGNNPAPVNNNLDASMLAFAQAQRAMAMAKRTTSDTSVTGDKNGVANSPAEFINTLKPYAEKAAQALNVNADVLLAQAALETGWGKHVIHTQSGANSFNLFNIKADERWQGASVNVSTLEYRQGIAKQERADFRRYDNYAESFADYVNFLQANPRYRQALEAGVDSSVYAEALQDAGYATDPAYAEKIKSLLDSDPIRAATATLATVASTTDET; from the coding sequence ATGATTCCCGTCGACAATAAAAATCAGCTACAAGCCGCGCAGGATTCATTTCTGAATAACCAGGCGTTGAATAACATTAAACATCTGGGGCGCGATGATGATCCCAAGGCGTTGAAAGAAGTAGCGAAAAAATTTGAAGCGATTTTTGTGCAACAAATGTTGAAGACCATGCGTTCCTCCAATGAAGTATTTGCGGAAGGCAGCTATTTCAATAGCAGTGAAACGCAATTTCACCAGGATATGCTCGATCAACAAATGTCTCTGGAGTTGACCAGCGGGCGCGGCCTGGGTTTAGCCGATGCACTCTATGCGCAAATGCAACGCGCTTACGGTGATCAGCAGCGTCCTTTGCCGACCAACAAAGGTTATGAGCTTGATCCAGCCGGTGATGTAGCGCCGGTTAAACAATTATCTGACGTGCTTCAAGGGCAACAGTTAATGAGTGCGTTTGCCGAGGATGCGCCGGGCAATAATCCTGCACCCGTGAATAACAACCTTGATGCCTCCATGCTGGCTTTCGCGCAAGCTCAACGCGCCATGGCGATGGCCAAACGTACAACGTCGGATACCTCGGTAACGGGTGATAAAAACGGCGTAGCCAATTCACCGGCAGAATTTATTAACACCTTGAAGCCTTATGCTGAAAAAGCGGCGCAAGCATTAAATGTGAATGCGGATGTCCTGCTGGCCCAGGCTGCGCTGGAAACCGGTTGGGGTAAACATGTGATTCACACGCAATCCGGTGCCAACAGTTTTAACCTGTTTAACATCAAAGCGGATGAGCGTTGGCAGGGTGCGAGCGTGAATGTCAGCACACTGGAATACCGGCAGGGTATAGCGAAGCAGGAACGCGCCGATTTCCGTCGTTACGATAATTACGCCGAGAGTTTTGCGGACTACGTGAATTTCCTGCAAGCCAATCCGCGTTACCGTCAGGCACTGGAAGCCGGTGTGGATTCTTCAGTTTATGCTGAGGCATTGCAGGATGCAGGTTATGCGACTGATCCGGCTTATGCCGAGAAAATTAAATCCCTGCTGGACAGCGATCCGATTCGCGCTGCTACAGCAACGCTGGCCACTGTGGCCAGTACGACTGACGAAACCTAA
- the flgH gene encoding flagellar basal body L-ring protein FlgH produces the protein MKRISESLTNLAVRGKSIALIVVGAMGLSACMTNDKPAPGDPYYAPSVSQAATLPQRTEGSLFQERYGLSLFDDRKALNVGDIITITLTERTVSRKTSGVNVSKESDTTFNAGPLFGNNPAFKGSTLETALQQNREFNGDAGADQSNSLQGNITVTVAEVLPNGNLVVRGEKWMTLNRGDEFIRISGIVRPDDISPNNTVVSTRLANAQISYSGTGTLADSQSMGWLARFFNSEYWPF, from the coding sequence ATGAAACGCATCAGCGAATCTCTTACAAATCTGGCAGTACGCGGTAAAAGTATTGCGCTGATCGTGGTCGGTGCAATGGGTTTGTCGGCTTGTATGACCAACGACAAACCGGCGCCGGGTGATCCTTATTATGCACCGTCGGTTTCGCAGGCAGCCACCTTGCCACAGCGCACTGAAGGTTCGTTGTTCCAGGAACGTTATGGATTGTCGTTGTTTGATGATCGCAAAGCCTTGAACGTCGGTGACATCATCACCATCACGCTGACTGAGCGCACCGTCTCGCGTAAAACCTCCGGTGTCAATGTCAGCAAGGAAAGCGACACCACGTTTAATGCTGGCCCCTTATTTGGTAATAACCCGGCGTTTAAAGGGTCGACGCTGGAAACGGCGTTACAACAAAACCGCGAATTCAATGGCGATGCCGGTGCCGATCAAAGTAACAGCTTGCAAGGCAATATCACTGTGACTGTCGCAGAAGTTTTACCGAACGGCAATCTCGTGGTGCGCGGTGAAAAATGGATGACGTTGAATCGCGGTGATGAATTTATTCGCATCAGCGGCATTGTGCGTCCCGATGATATTTCACCAAACAATACGGTGGTATCGACTCGTCTGGCGAATGCACAAATTTCTTACAGCGGTACCGGCACACTGGCAGACTCGCAATCCATGGGTTGGTTGGCGCGCTTCTTTAACAGCGAATACTGGCCCTTTTAA
- a CDS encoding flagellar basal body P-ring protein FlgI, producing MWRCLIIILISLPLSAHAERIKDLTSVAGVRANQLIGYGLVVGLDGTGDQTTQSPFTVQSFNSMLKQFGITVPEGTRMQMKNVAAVMVQAELPAFAKPGQTLDVTVSSISNAKSLRGGSLLMSGLKGLDGKVYAVAQGNLVVGGFGATGNDGSNIKVNIQSTGRIPSGAIVERMVDTNFAAGQPIIFNLHRADFTTATRVAKSINDLLGPETARPLDAVSIMVDAPVNPAHRVDFLAMLENLDVKPGEEAAKVIINSRTGTIVVGQNVRVSPVAVTHGSLTVSVSESLTVSQPNEFGQGQTVVVPNSRVEVTEETNPMFKFAPGASLEDIVKSVNTVGASPADLMAILEALKQSGALKAELVVI from the coding sequence ATGTGGCGTTGCCTGATTATCATCTTAATAAGTTTGCCGCTGAGCGCGCACGCTGAACGCATCAAGGATCTCACATCCGTTGCCGGCGTTCGTGCCAACCAATTAATTGGTTACGGTCTGGTTGTAGGCCTTGACGGCACCGGTGACCAAACCACGCAATCACCTTTTACCGTGCAATCGTTTAACAGCATGTTGAAGCAATTCGGTATTACCGTACCGGAAGGCACGCGTATGCAGATGAAAAACGTCGCGGCGGTAATGGTGCAGGCAGAATTGCCCGCCTTTGCCAAACCGGGCCAAACCCTGGATGTCACGGTGTCATCGATCAGTAACGCCAAAAGTTTGCGCGGCGGCAGCTTGTTGATGTCCGGCCTCAAAGGGCTGGATGGCAAAGTCTACGCCGTTGCTCAAGGTAACCTCGTGGTCGGTGGTTTTGGTGCGACAGGTAACGACGGCTCCAATATTAAAGTGAATATTCAAAGCACCGGCCGCATTCCCAGCGGCGCGATTGTTGAGCGCATGGTGGATACCAATTTCGCGGCCGGCCAGCCGATTATTTTTAATTTGCACCGCGCCGATTTCACCACGGCGACTCGCGTTGCCAAAAGTATTAACGATTTACTCGGGCCGGAAACCGCGCGCCCGCTGGATGCCGTTTCTATCATGGTAGATGCACCAGTGAATCCGGCGCACCGCGTGGATTTTTTGGCGATGCTGGAAAATCTCGATGTGAAACCCGGCGAAGAAGCGGCCAAAGTCATTATTAATTCGCGCACCGGCACCATCGTTGTCGGACAGAACGTACGCGTGTCACCAGTTGCGGTAACCCACGGCAGTTTGACCGTCTCTGTTTCGGAAAGTCTGACAGTGAGCCAGCCTAATGAATTTGGCCAGGGCCAAACCGTAGTCGTGCCCAACAGCCGTGTTGAGGTGACGGAAGAAACCAATCCCATGTTCAAGTTTGCGCCGGGTGCGTCACTGGAAGATATTGTTAAATCCGTGAATACCGTGGGTGCGTCACCAGCGGATTTGATGGCAATCCTGGAAGCGCTTAAACAATCCGGCGCGCTGAAAGCAGAATTGGTGGTGATCTGA